The proteins below come from a single Pradoshia eiseniae genomic window:
- a CDS encoding ABC transporter ATP-binding protein encodes MFSVFKKLGWFFKEHWVRYTVAIILLNVVNVLEVLPPMIVGMAIDNIGMGTMTTDTLMTYIWWMVALIVSLYGLTYIWNYQLFSGAFVLERKLRSGFMGHLLRMTPTFYEKNRTGDLMARATNDLKSISVTAGYGILTLMDSSLYMLAILLTMAITISWELTLAAFLPLPIMAWAVNKGGKKIHEYFTAAQDAFGELNDKVLESVAGVRVIRAYVQERADEKRFEEMTDDVYKKNMDVAKVDSIFDPVITFVIGISYLISLGYGANLVFAQQLSIGQLVTFNVYLTMLIWPMIAIGELINIMQRGNASLDRMNETLSYKEDVKNDPESITVEEPTKVAYEDVRFRYPSSKVDNLAEVSVSIGKGETIGIVGKTGSGKTTFIKQLLREYPAGSGTLAIADVPIEKQPLEEVRDWIGYVPQDHVLFSKTIRENILFGNKHATEEEFWRAIRLADFEKDLIMLPNELETLVGEKGIALSGGQKQRISIARALIKDPEILILDDSLSAVDAKTETTIIKNIQEERSGKTTMITTHRLSAVQHADWIIVLDDGKVIEEGTHHDLIQIGGWYKEQFERQQVEANTGVSA; translated from the coding sequence ATGTTTTCGGTTTTTAAGAAATTAGGGTGGTTTTTTAAAGAGCATTGGGTTCGATACACAGTTGCCATTATTTTATTGAATGTTGTAAATGTGCTTGAAGTCCTGCCTCCGATGATTGTCGGGATGGCCATTGATAATATCGGGATGGGGACGATGACGACTGACACGCTGATGACCTATATTTGGTGGATGGTTGCGCTCATCGTCTCCTTATATGGGCTGACATATATTTGGAATTATCAGCTCTTCAGCGGCGCGTTTGTACTTGAGCGAAAGCTCCGATCAGGCTTTATGGGACATTTGCTGAGAATGACACCGACTTTTTATGAGAAGAACCGGACAGGTGACCTGATGGCAAGGGCGACTAACGACTTGAAATCCATATCCGTTACAGCAGGATATGGAATATTGACGCTAATGGATTCATCTTTATATATGCTAGCCATCTTACTAACGATGGCTATCACGATCAGCTGGGAATTGACGCTTGCGGCCTTCCTGCCGCTTCCAATCATGGCCTGGGCCGTGAACAAGGGAGGCAAGAAAATCCATGAATATTTCACGGCTGCACAGGATGCTTTTGGAGAATTGAATGATAAGGTATTGGAATCAGTCGCTGGGGTGCGCGTTATCCGGGCATATGTCCAGGAGCGGGCGGATGAAAAGCGATTTGAGGAAATGACAGATGATGTCTATAAGAAAAACATGGATGTCGCTAAGGTGGACTCCATCTTTGACCCGGTCATTACCTTCGTCATTGGCATTAGCTACTTGATCAGCCTTGGATATGGGGCGAATCTTGTGTTTGCTCAGCAGCTCTCTATCGGTCAGCTCGTCACATTTAATGTGTATTTAACGATGCTCATTTGGCCGATGATTGCGATTGGCGAATTAATCAATATTATGCAAAGAGGTAATGCGTCTCTCGATCGGATGAACGAGACACTCAGCTATAAGGAGGATGTCAAGAACGACCCTGAGTCTATTACAGTCGAAGAACCGACAAAGGTGGCCTATGAGGACGTCCGATTCCGCTATCCATCCTCAAAGGTAGATAATCTCGCTGAGGTGAGCGTCAGCATCGGCAAGGGAGAGACTATCGGGATTGTCGGAAAAACAGGAAGCGGGAAGACGACCTTCATCAAGCAATTGCTGCGTGAGTATCCGGCAGGGAGCGGGACATTGGCAATTGCTGATGTTCCAATCGAAAAGCAGCCGCTAGAAGAGGTCCGTGATTGGATTGGGTATGTGCCGCAAGACCATGTACTCTTCTCAAAGACCATTCGGGAGAATATTCTCTTTGGCAATAAGCATGCAACTGAGGAAGAGTTTTGGAGGGCGATTCGACTGGCTGATTTCGAGAAAGACCTTATTATGCTCCCGAATGAGCTCGAAACACTTGTGGGAGAAAAAGGTATCGCGCTCTCCGGCGGACAGAAGCAGCGGATCTCCATCGCACGCGCGCTCATCAAGGACCCGGAGATTCTAATCCTGGATGATTCCTTATCAGCGGTTGATGCAAAGACAGAGACGACGATTATTAAGAATATACAGGAAGAGCGAAGCGGCAAAACGACGATGATTACGACCCACCGGCTGTCAGCGGTCCAGCATGCGGATTGGATAATCGTTTTGGATGACGGAAAAGTCATAGAGGAAGGCACACATCATGACCTGATACAAATAGGCGGCTGGTATAAAGAACAATTTGAGCGCCAGCAGGTTGAGGCGAACACGGGGGTGAGCGCATGA
- a CDS encoding ABC transporter ATP-binding protein: MKTIKRLYRYAVRFKGTIILALVMLSISVAADLIGPYIGKNIIDNHITGIEQPWVETKQTDDAVSYDGKWYKREAYLMDDEWSGSQAAVVQTGTTFLFLDEALQYDGKRSYEDGKLTVTNGEQKAVYEAEKLSGTEIMRFYEPEINRIMKLLFLYFAVMVIAFFFQYGQSYYLQKAANRIIQTMRIEVFAQIQRLPIRYFDNMPAGKLVARITNDTEAIRELYVRVLANFFSSTINIIGVIIALFLLSPKLGAITLLIIPILIVWTIVFRKFATKYNRVIRARISDINAMINESINGMTIIQAFRREKETQAEFEEMNNEHYVYQSKMQRLNSLLNGNLVGAFRVITLTLFIWYFGGMAASGESVVTLGVLYAMVNYLNRLFHPISGIVNQFSNFEQAMVAGERVFSLLDEKGTDVADGRAARLNGHVEFKDVSFGYKDGEPVLKNINFEARQGETIALVGHTGSGKSSIMNLLFRFYDYQEGAILLDGKELKEIPRQTLREHMGIVLQDPYLFTGTILSNITLDDPKITRETAEKALRDVGADRVLANLEHGFDEPVVEKGSTLSSGQRQLISFARALAFNPAILILDEATSSIDTETETLIQEAMDVLKKGRTTFIIAHRLSTIKNADQILVLDKGEIVERGSHDELMAIKGRYYQMYELQAGKKAG; the protein is encoded by the coding sequence ATGAAAACGATTAAACGTCTATACCGCTATGCGGTCCGTTTCAAAGGGACCATCATCCTTGCCCTTGTGATGCTCTCCATTTCTGTTGCGGCGGATCTGATTGGTCCATATATCGGGAAAAATATCATAGATAACCATATCACGGGCATTGAGCAGCCATGGGTGGAGACGAAACAGACAGATGATGCCGTATCATATGATGGCAAGTGGTATAAAAGGGAAGCCTACCTGATGGATGACGAATGGAGCGGCAGTCAAGCTGCCGTCGTACAGACAGGTACGACTTTTCTCTTTCTTGATGAGGCTCTTCAGTATGATGGGAAGCGTTCATATGAGGATGGAAAGCTCACCGTCACAAACGGGGAGCAGAAAGCAGTATACGAGGCTGAGAAGCTTTCAGGAACGGAAATCATGCGTTTTTACGAGCCTGAAATCAATCGGATTATGAAGCTGCTTTTCCTCTATTTTGCTGTTATGGTGATTGCTTTCTTCTTCCAATATGGGCAAAGCTATTATTTGCAAAAGGCAGCAAACCGGATTATCCAAACAATGCGAATCGAGGTTTTTGCACAGATTCAGCGCCTTCCAATCCGATATTTTGATAATATGCCGGCAGGAAAGCTAGTGGCACGCATCACAAATGATACGGAAGCTATTCGTGAGCTATATGTACGGGTGCTAGCCAATTTCTTCTCCAGTACGATCAACATTATCGGGGTCATCATCGCCTTGTTTTTGCTTAGTCCCAAACTTGGCGCCATCACTCTTCTGATTATTCCAATTTTGATTGTGTGGACCATTGTGTTCCGTAAATTTGCAACGAAGTATAATCGGGTGATTCGCGCGAGAATTAGTGATATCAATGCCATGATCAATGAATCGATTAATGGGATGACCATTATCCAAGCGTTCAGGAGAGAGAAGGAGACACAGGCAGAATTCGAGGAAATGAACAATGAGCATTATGTCTATCAAAGCAAAATGCAGCGCTTGAATTCCTTGTTGAACGGTAATCTCGTGGGTGCCTTCCGTGTGATTACGCTGACACTCTTCATCTGGTATTTTGGCGGAATGGCGGCATCTGGCGAATCCGTTGTGACCCTCGGGGTATTATATGCCATGGTCAATTATTTAAATAGGCTCTTTCATCCAATATCCGGGATTGTCAACCAATTCTCCAATTTTGAGCAAGCGATGGTTGCCGGAGAACGCGTCTTTTCCCTTCTTGATGAGAAAGGAACAGATGTGGCTGATGGTCGAGCAGCACGCTTAAATGGGCATGTGGAATTTAAGGATGTATCCTTCGGCTACAAAGATGGAGAGCCAGTCTTGAAGAATATCAATTTTGAGGCAAGGCAAGGGGAGACCATTGCACTTGTTGGACATACTGGTTCAGGAAAAAGCTCCATCATGAATCTCCTATTCCGTTTTTATGATTATCAAGAAGGAGCGATTCTGCTTGATGGGAAGGAATTAAAGGAGATTCCAAGACAGACGCTCAGGGAGCACATGGGCATCGTGCTTCAAGATCCGTACCTATTCACGGGTACGATTCTTTCCAATATCACGCTTGATGATCCGAAAATCACAAGGGAGACCGCTGAGAAGGCATTGAGGGATGTAGGGGCTGATCGTGTACTTGCTAATCTTGAGCATGGCTTTGATGAGCCGGTCGTTGAGAAGGGAAGCACGCTCTCATCCGGACAGCGGCAGTTGATTTCGTTTGCGCGAGCATTAGCCTTTAATCCGGCGATTCTCATTCTTGATGAGGCAACCTCAAGCATTGATACGGAAACAGAGACGCTTATTCAAGAGGCGATGGATGTCCTCAAGAAAGGGCGAACAACCTTTATCATTGCTCACAGGCTTTCAACGATCAAAAACGCTGACCAAATCCTTGTCCTTGATAAAGGAGAAATCGTCGAACGTGGCAGTCATGATGAATTGATGGCTATAAAGGGCCGATATTATCAAATGTATGAGCTGCAAGCAGGTAAGAAGGCTGGATAA
- the guaC gene encoding GMP reductase, which translates to MRKVFDYEDIQLIPAKCIVDSRSECDTTVTLGAHTFKLPVVPANMQTIIDDNIAIMLAQNGYFYIMHRFQPEKRISFIQKMRELGLISSISVGVKPEEYEFIEQLAKEELVPDYITIDIAHGHANSVINMIQHIKKHLPKSFVIAGNVGTPEAVRELENAGADATKVGIGPGKVCITKIKTGFGTGGWQLAALRLCGKAATKPIIADGGIRTHGDIAKSIRFGATMVMIGSLFAGHEESPGESYEKDGKRYKEYFGSASEYQKGEKRNVEGKKMYVEHKGPLMDTLIEMEQDLQSSISYAGGKTLEAIRKVDYVVVKNSIFNGDKIF; encoded by the coding sequence ATGAGAAAAGTATTTGATTATGAAGATATCCAACTAATTCCCGCAAAATGCATCGTGGACAGCCGTTCAGAATGTGATACAACCGTGACTCTTGGAGCCCATACATTCAAGCTCCCAGTCGTCCCTGCAAACATGCAAACCATTATAGACGATAACATCGCAATCATGCTTGCCCAAAATGGCTACTTTTATATTATGCATCGCTTCCAGCCTGAAAAACGCATTTCATTCATTCAAAAGATGCGTGAATTAGGATTGATTTCCTCTATCAGTGTTGGTGTTAAACCCGAAGAATATGAATTTATTGAACAATTAGCGAAGGAAGAACTCGTTCCTGATTATATTACAATTGATATCGCCCATGGCCATGCCAATTCGGTCATTAATATGATTCAGCATATTAAGAAGCATTTGCCGAAAAGCTTCGTCATTGCGGGCAATGTAGGTACTCCTGAAGCCGTAAGAGAGCTTGAAAATGCGGGAGCTGATGCGACTAAGGTCGGTATCGGTCCCGGTAAAGTATGTATTACAAAAATCAAAACCGGCTTCGGGACTGGCGGCTGGCAGCTTGCGGCCCTTCGTCTCTGCGGAAAAGCGGCAACAAAACCAATTATCGCTGATGGTGGCATCCGCACTCATGGCGATATCGCGAAATCCATCCGGTTCGGGGCGACAATGGTCATGATTGGCTCCCTATTCGCAGGTCATGAAGAATCTCCAGGCGAAAGCTATGAGAAGGACGGCAAACGCTATAAGGAATACTTTGGCTCCGCTTCTGAATACCAAAAAGGCGAAAAACGGAATGTAGAAGGAAAGAAAATGTATGTTGAGCATAAGGGGCCTTTAATGGATACATTGATTGAAATGGAGCAGGACCTTCAATCATCCATCTCTTATGCCGGAGGCAAAACACTTGAAGCGATTCGCAAAGTAGATTATGTTGTTGTCAAAAATTCCATCTTCAATGGAGATAAAATTTTCTAA
- a CDS encoding alpha/beta hydrolase, translated as MPLDPQVEMFLEQMKAVTKGAPPISSYSPAEYRAISEQNMMSSIELEEVSKVQDVQIPVDDGEIMARIYTPEGNGPRPVFVFYHGGGWVLGSVESYDGMSRMLANASGAIVVSVDYRLAPEHKFPVATEDCYHALLWTAEHIEEFGGMKDCIIVGGDSAGGNLAAVVTHMAKERSGPEIIGQVLIYPATSFTISTPSMKENAHGYFLTRDMMNWLSTHYIRDEDRSSPYASPLLAEDVSGLPQAFVMTAEFDPLRDEGRLYADKLAAGGVSVQYKEYKGMIHGFVSMAAAIDQGRVAIRHIGTAIKGMAANNAEAVKD; from the coding sequence ATGCCACTTGATCCACAGGTCGAAATGTTTCTTGAACAGATGAAAGCTGTCACAAAAGGGGCACCGCCAATTAGTTCATACAGCCCGGCTGAGTATCGGGCCATCTCTGAGCAGAACATGATGTCCAGCATAGAGCTTGAAGAGGTCAGTAAGGTGCAGGACGTGCAAATCCCTGTCGATGATGGAGAAATCATGGCAAGGATTTATACTCCTGAAGGAAACGGTCCACGCCCGGTCTTTGTGTTCTATCATGGGGGCGGCTGGGTGCTTGGAAGTGTGGAGTCCTATGATGGAATGTCTAGAATGCTGGCTAATGCCTCAGGTGCGATAGTGGTATCAGTTGATTATCGGCTCGCACCAGAGCATAAATTCCCGGTTGCGACAGAGGATTGCTATCATGCACTCTTATGGACCGCGGAACATATTGAGGAGTTTGGCGGGATGAAAGATTGCATAATTGTTGGAGGCGACAGTGCAGGCGGGAATTTGGCAGCAGTCGTGACACATATGGCCAAAGAACGCAGCGGTCCGGAAATAATCGGACAGGTTCTCATTTATCCAGCTACATCCTTTACCATTTCGACTCCTTCCATGAAAGAGAACGCCCATGGCTATTTCCTGACAAGGGATATGATGAATTGGTTATCCACTCATTATATTCGTGATGAAGATCGTTCCTCACCATACGCATCTCCGCTCTTGGCTGAAGATGTGAGCGGCCTTCCGCAAGCCTTTGTGATGACAGCAGAATTTGATCCGCTTAGAGACGAGGGGAGATTGTATGCTGATAAGCTTGCCGCCGGAGGAGTTTCCGTACAATACAAGGAATACAAAGGCATGATTCATGGCTTTGTTAGTATGGCGGCTGCAATTGATCAGGGGAGGGTGGCAATTCGCCATATTGGAACAGCCATTAAAGGGATGGCAGCCAACAATGCTGAAGCCGTAAAGGATTAA
- a CDS encoding GntR family transcriptional regulator — translation MRLIDKNSRTPLYLQLMDILMEEIDFSLNENDQLPSEREICDKYDVSRTTVRQAINEMERDGLIYKVHGKGTFVAPNKVKQDLIKFYSFTEEMKKLGKKPISKVLSFEIIEADRKISRELRLPETTKVYKFTRLRLADKTPMMLEETFVPVELFPDLTKEALEENALYDIFRERYQVEIKMADEYFTPVMANENEAKLLQIPSMLPSLRIERLTFSANNVIEYTNTIARGDKFKYHVRLEN, via the coding sequence ATGAGGTTAATTGATAAGAATAGCAGAACACCTTTGTATCTGCAATTGATGGATATCTTAATGGAGGAAATTGATTTTTCATTAAATGAAAATGATCAGCTTCCTTCTGAACGTGAAATTTGTGATAAATATGATGTTTCCAGAACGACAGTACGCCAGGCTATCAATGAAATGGAACGAGATGGTTTGATATACAAAGTACATGGAAAGGGAACTTTTGTAGCGCCAAATAAGGTGAAACAGGATTTAATCAAATTTTATTCCTTTACGGAAGAAATGAAGAAGCTTGGTAAGAAACCAATCTCTAAAGTACTTTCGTTTGAAATCATAGAGGCTGATCGAAAAATCAGCAGGGAATTAAGGCTTCCGGAAACCACTAAAGTTTATAAGTTCACAAGGCTCAGGCTGGCAGATAAGACCCCTATGATGCTAGAAGAAACTTTTGTGCCTGTAGAATTATTCCCTGATTTAACAAAAGAGGCTCTTGAGGAAAATGCATTATACGATATTTTCAGAGAACGATATCAAGTAGAAATTAAAATGGCTGATGAGTATTTTACACCAGTTATGGCCAATGAAAACGAGGCGAAGCTTTTGCAGATACCATCCATGCTACCCTCTTTACGGATTGAGCGGTTAACCTTCAGTGCAAATAATGTTATTGAATATACGAATACCATTGCGCGAGGGGACAAGTTCAAATACCATGTTCGCTTGGAGAATTGA
- a CDS encoding SIS domain-containing protein: MSFMNEIEKEVLEGAKHTAREISQQPELWQEAFEAVETNKDVIKAFLREHVFSKNARIIFTGAGTSAYVGDTASPLLRRKLSNQVESVATTDIVSNPLNYLKPDQPTVLISFARSGNSPESVATYDLAKQLVADLSQIIITCNPEGKLAEAARQDEKTLLLLMPEESNDQGFAMTSSFSCMYLTALSIFQLDNLGEWKKKVQLACDNTRYILESNYKEIIKLVQLEKKKVVYLGSSTLKGLAQETSLKNLELASGKIPTFFESVLGFRHGPKSIVDDETLLFVFMSNDSYTRKYELDLLRELKNDGGAKTVVAISNFTNDDLRANSDVILTVPEDDTTIIEDDLIALNYLVFGQLFALFNSIHLGVTPDNPSPSGIVNRVVKGVEIYNFS; encoded by the coding sequence ATGAGTTTTATGAATGAAATAGAGAAGGAAGTCCTAGAAGGAGCAAAACATACGGCAAGAGAAATCAGCCAGCAGCCTGAGCTTTGGCAGGAAGCTTTTGAAGCGGTGGAGACGAATAAGGATGTCATTAAAGCTTTTCTGAGGGAGCATGTTTTCTCGAAAAATGCCCGTATCATTTTTACCGGGGCTGGAACTTCTGCCTATGTTGGTGACACGGCAAGCCCGCTTTTAAGAAGGAAGCTTTCCAATCAGGTAGAGTCAGTTGCCACTACTGATATCGTATCCAACCCTCTCAATTACTTGAAGCCTGACCAGCCAACCGTGCTGATTTCATTTGCCAGAAGCGGGAATAGCCCTGAATCAGTTGCAACTTATGATCTAGCTAAACAATTAGTTGCCGACTTGAGCCAAATCATCATTACCTGCAACCCAGAAGGGAAATTGGCGGAAGCTGCCCGGCAGGATGAAAAGACACTTCTTCTTTTGATGCCAGAAGAGTCGAATGATCAAGGGTTTGCGATGACAAGTTCATTTAGCTGTATGTACTTAACTGCCTTGTCAATCTTCCAGCTAGATAATCTTGGAGAGTGGAAGAAAAAAGTGCAGCTGGCTTGCGATAATACCAGATATATTCTTGAGAGCAACTATAAAGAAATCATTAAGCTCGTCCAGCTTGAGAAGAAAAAGGTAGTCTACCTGGGTTCATCCACGTTGAAAGGTCTTGCTCAGGAGACAAGCTTGAAGAATTTAGAACTGGCCTCGGGCAAGATTCCGACATTCTTTGAATCTGTATTGGGCTTCCGGCATGGTCCTAAATCCATTGTAGATGATGAAACGCTCCTATTTGTTTTCATGTCTAATGATTCCTACACAAGGAAATACGAGCTTGATTTATTAAGAGAATTGAAAAATGATGGTGGAGCAAAAACTGTCGTGGCAATCTCGAATTTCACCAATGATGATCTGCGGGCTAATAGTGATGTAATTCTTACTGTTCCGGAGGATGATACGACCATCATAGAAGACGATTTGATTGCTCTTAACTATCTTGTTTTCGGTCAATTATTTGCCTTATTCAATTCCATCCATCTTGGCGTCACTCCAGATAACCCAAGTCCTTCAGGAATTGTGAACAGGGTAGTAAAAGGCGTCGAGATTTACAACTTTAGCTAA
- the nagA gene encoding N-acetylglucosamine-6-phosphate deacetylase — protein sequence MKAIYAKRIYTPAEIVHSGYLLYENGLITGITAEKPNCEVEDYSSYSIIPGLIDTHIHGIAGNDTMDATGEALQGISLSLAKHGVTSFLPTTLTHDFEKVKDAVRIVSTQIGKTAGAEIIGSYVEGPYLTPEHRGAHPVNYMREVTIADFEELIEASNETIKVITIAPEKKDALEGISFLRQKGILVSMGHTNADYETANLAMKAGANIAVHTFNGMRAFNHREPGCLGAFLTNEEVYCELIADLEHVHPAAIKLLYKAKGLEKILLISDSMAAADLPDGDYELGSLPVKVVNGTARTLETGSLAGSTANMMDCLRNMYDVLNLPLEVILPMTSRNQAELLGIDNETGSLEAGKKLNAAIINDEFEVQATFVNGLAVYERDLNRCL from the coding sequence ATGAAAGCCATTTATGCGAAAAGAATCTATACTCCCGCCGAAATTGTTCATTCAGGCTATTTACTTTATGAGAACGGGCTGATTACTGGAATCACAGCAGAAAAACCCAACTGTGAGGTAGAGGATTACTCTAGTTATTCTATCATCCCTGGCTTAATAGATACCCATATTCACGGAATCGCCGGGAATGACACGATGGATGCTACCGGAGAAGCATTGCAGGGAATTTCGCTTTCCCTTGCCAAGCATGGGGTAACTTCATTTTTGCCAACGACGCTGACGCACGACTTTGAAAAAGTAAAAGATGCGGTTCGAATTGTCAGCACCCAAATCGGAAAAACCGCAGGTGCGGAGATTATTGGTTCCTATGTTGAGGGACCGTATCTGACTCCAGAACATAGGGGAGCCCATCCTGTTAACTATATGCGTGAAGTCACGATAGCCGACTTTGAGGAGCTGATTGAAGCTTCAAATGAAACGATTAAGGTTATCACCATTGCTCCAGAAAAGAAAGATGCCCTTGAAGGAATTAGCTTTTTGAGACAAAAGGGCATCCTGGTTTCCATGGGACATACAAATGCAGACTATGAAACTGCCAATCTGGCCATGAAAGCAGGAGCAAACATTGCTGTACATACCTTTAATGGCATGAGGGCATTCAATCACCGCGAGCCTGGATGCCTGGGAGCCTTTTTGACAAACGAAGAAGTTTATTGTGAGTTAATTGCCGACCTGGAGCATGTTCATCCTGCAGCTATCAAACTTCTATACAAAGCAAAAGGCTTGGAAAAAATTCTGCTCATCAGTGACTCGATGGCTGCTGCTGATCTTCCAGATGGTGATTATGAGTTAGGGAGTCTACCAGTCAAGGTTGTAAATGGAACAGCGAGGACATTGGAGACTGGCTCACTGGCTGGAAGTACTGCCAATATGATGGATTGTTTGCGGAATATGTATGATGTGCTGAATCTGCCGCTTGAGGTCATCCTGCCCATGACATCACGAAACCAAGCGGAGCTGCTTGGCATTGATAACGAAACAGGCAGTTTGGAAGCAGGGAAAAAGTTGAATGCCGCCATTATTAATGACGAATTCGAGGTACAGGCGACATTCGTAAACGGTCTTGCCGTGTATGAAAGAGATTTGAATCGTTGCTTATAA
- a CDS encoding tagatose bisphosphate family class II aldolase — translation MTSSVVSSIVNTRDMFQKAQIGSYAIPAFNIHNLETFQVVVETASELKSPVILASTPGTISYSGGDYLVAIGNVAAAKYDVPIALHLDHFESIEEIKKYIDYGFKSAMIDASHLPYEENIKLVKQVVEYAHAHGVSVEAELGRLGGVEDDLVVDEKDSKFTNPLQAKEFVELTGIDSLAVAIGTAHGLYKGEPKIDFERLEEIRSYVDIPLVLHGASDVPEEMVRRTIQMGICKVNIATDLKMPFSDAVKEYFRQNPDANDPRKYMTPGKEAMKKVVIDKIMMCGSNGKA, via the coding sequence ATGACTAGTAGCGTAGTGAGTAGCATAGTGAATACAAGGGATATGTTTCAGAAAGCGCAGATAGGGAGCTATGCAATTCCAGCATTTAATATTCATAATCTTGAAACATTCCAAGTAGTCGTTGAAACAGCAAGTGAATTAAAATCACCGGTTATACTGGCAAGCACACCAGGGACGATATCATACTCCGGAGGGGATTATCTGGTTGCCATCGGCAATGTAGCAGCCGCCAAATATGATGTTCCTATTGCCCTTCATCTCGATCATTTTGAGAGCATCGAAGAAATCAAGAAATATATAGATTATGGATTTAAATCAGCTATGATTGATGCATCCCATCTTCCATATGAAGAGAATATTAAGCTCGTTAAACAGGTTGTAGAATATGCCCATGCACATGGAGTTTCAGTGGAGGCAGAATTAGGGCGTCTTGGCGGTGTCGAGGACGATCTTGTAGTAGATGAAAAGGACTCTAAGTTCACCAATCCATTGCAGGCAAAGGAGTTTGTTGAGCTGACTGGTATTGATTCTTTGGCAGTGGCTATTGGAACAGCTCATGGTTTATATAAGGGTGAGCCAAAGATAGATTTTGAACGGCTGGAGGAAATTCGCTCCTATGTGGATATCCCGCTTGTTCTTCACGGTGCATCAGATGTCCCCGAAGAAATGGTCAGGCGGACCATCCAAATGGGAATCTGTAAGGTCAATATTGCTACTGATCTCAAAATGCCTTTCTCGGATGCGGTTAAGGAATACTTCAGACAAAATCCGGATGCGAACGACCCGCGCAAGTATATGACGCCAGGGAAGGAAGCAATGAAGAAAGTCGTCATTGATAAGATTATGATGTGTGGCAGCAATGGCAAAGCCTAA
- a CDS encoding 1-phosphofructokinase family hexose kinase, producing the protein MAKPKLITVTLNPAVDTAYQLDKLKIGKSTRTKNPLKSAGGKGLNVTRVATLLGEDITATGFLGGSNGAFIRDQLQQLGVTDEFIQVQGETRQCLSFIDSEKNQTEILEEGPCISECEAKLFEEKIAELLKDASEASGGQEAGCSAVLAVSGSLPKGFVSGLYRMILAEAKKSGVKVILDTSGQALIDCIEDGPYLIKPNLQELEQVLGYRCQNEDEIWSAMEKLQEKGIKVVIVSDGENGSLVLYEDKHYRVSTAKIEAASAVGSGDSFIAGFAAGMVRGYSIEQTLVLASACGAANAMEERTGYINLDTVGALIEKITVDMVK; encoded by the coding sequence ATGGCAAAGCCTAAGTTGATTACAGTTACCCTTAATCCTGCGGTCGATACAGCCTACCAGCTGGATAAGCTGAAGATTGGCAAGAGCACTCGCACGAAGAACCCGCTGAAATCGGCCGGAGGTAAGGGATTGAATGTGACAAGGGTGGCTACATTACTTGGCGAGGATATCACTGCGACCGGTTTTCTGGGCGGGAGCAATGGGGCATTCATTCGGGATCAATTGCAGCAATTGGGTGTGACGGATGAATTCATCCAAGTGCAGGGAGAAACAAGGCAATGTCTTTCTTTCATAGATAGTGAGAAGAACCAAACCGAAATTCTGGAGGAAGGCCCCTGCATATCCGAATGTGAAGCGAAATTATTTGAGGAGAAGATAGCTGAGCTTTTAAAGGATGCTTCTGAAGCTTCAGGCGGGCAAGAAGCAGGATGCTCTGCTGTCCTGGCTGTAAGCGGGTCGCTTCCTAAAGGCTTTGTTTCTGGATTGTATCGCATGATTCTTGCGGAGGCGAAAAAATCAGGTGTTAAGGTTATATTGGATACGAGTGGACAAGCTTTGATTGATTGTATAGAAGATGGACCATATTTGATTAAGCCTAATCTCCAGGAACTGGAGCAGGTGTTGGGTTATAGATGCCAAAATGAAGACGAAATCTGGTCAGCAATGGAGAAGCTGCAAGAAAAGGGAATCAAAGTCGTCATTGTATCCGATGGAGAAAATGGCTCTCTCGTTCTTTATGAGGATAAGCATTACCGAGTTTCCACTGCTAAGATTGAGGCGGCCAGTGCAGTGGGTTCAGGAGATTCATTTATTGCCGGTTTTGCTGCAGGGATGGTAAGAGGTTATTCGATCGAGCAAACACTGGTGCTTGCGTCTGCTTGCGGGGCAGCTAATGCGATGGAAGAAAGAACAGGCTATATTAATTTAGATACCGTTGGAGCATTGATTGAGAAAATTACGGTGGACATGGTTAAATAG